The genomic DNA CATATCGTGGCATATCATGAATCTTTGACCGGAGATCTTCACTATCCCTGATACCAGGTATGGAAAGGATGGCAGCACTCTTTTCCAGGATGAGATCCAGCTGTGATGCAAGTTCTATAAGTTTGTCCTGCACCGGAGTGTTCTCTTGGTGAACATATCCCACGATATCATCTCTGATAAGAGAATGCACCTCCCCCTGTGCATCAGTACCATTCATGGATTGAATTACATGCTCTGTCATCATCTCCCATAATGGAGAAAGATCAGAGAAGAGATTCCTGCTTTGATGGAGGGCATAATTTCGGGTCTCTTCTATATGAGCAGACCCATTTCGGAGTGCTGTTTCAATAGACAAGAGTTCCTGTTCATGTTCGGGAGTTAATAATTCAGGATCTTTCTCCTCCTCTGACAGTGCATGTTGAACCGCCTCCCATAACAGACCGATCTTTCGCTGGAGAGACCGGGTTTTCATATCCCGTGCATCTTTCACGAGCGGGAGAATTGCTAATTCAAACCAGGTATCCAGGAGATGGCGGTGAGATTTCCGGGTACTGACCAGATGAACCGGATAATGAACATCACATCGCACCGTTATCTGTGAGGAGATATATTCGCACAGAGAAAGACTCTCTTCATCAGAGAGAAGATCTCCTTTACTTACCAGAATCTGAACGGGAATTCCTGCACTCTGAAGTGAATACACCGTCTGAATATCCTCTGCAGTCAACGTTGATCCGGCATCGATGAGCACAATACCAAGATCACAGCTGGGAAGGTATGCACGGGTAAGTGCAGCTCCGCTTGTAGCAAGAGACCCAAGACCGGGGGTGTCTGCAAATCCTACCCCTTCCAGAAGTCTGTGAGCAGGAAGCCGCGCAATTATCCGGGTAACATGCCGTGAATTAGAAGGGTTGTGCTGCTCGGTTGCATATAAAAAGAGATCTTCAGGAGGGCAGACAATAGGATTTTTATCAACAAATGTGACCAGAATTTCCCGTTTGTCGCTCCAGCGGATATGAATAGGGAGAGCAGTGACCGGAGTTACTCCGACAGGAAGAAGATCTTCTCCAAGAATCGCATTTAATAGGGATGATTTTCCTGAACTGACTCTGCCAAATACGGCAATCTCAAATACCTGATCATCGGCACTGTCAAGAATAGAGGATATCTGACCACGGAATTCCACAAGCCCATAATCTGATACCCGCTGCTCAATGGTGCGAAGAAGATCCAGATCATGGGATGTACTCTCCAGTTTTGAGAGTCGCTCTTTAATATTCTGTCCACCGGTCCCGGAGAGGAACTGTTCAACCTGACGAATAAGAACCCGAAGCTCACTTACCGCCCCTGACAAACAGGTCTCGCCCTCAGTGGTCATCATTCCATACCCCCGCATCGCAGAGGGACGCATTTCATCGACTGATATCTGCATCGATGCCAGCCTGACACGAACGGCCCTGGATGCCGGAATATCCGGAGAGGTCTTTGGGATACCTGCACTATCAAGAACCCGGGAAAGCCTGTTTCTCATATGGGAGATATAGTCTTCAATGCAGGTCTTCTGGGCAGGAGTTATATCAGGCACATACTGTGGAAATGAAGTGTTTGATGAACCTTCATCCATTATCCGTTCAATCTCATCAAGGAGATGATCCAGGTGCTGACATCCGATTCGTATCCTGTTTGCATGACTTGGAGAGAAAATCCCATTTTTTTCAGGTTCCGGTCTCTTTTCAGACATATCCATCACCCTGGACAATATCCGATAGTACCGGATGAAAGGAGAGTGTCAGATCATTCTCATATGTCTGTTTCCATACGTATGTCATAACCCCTCAATTCCTGGATGAAAGTGTATTTTTGAGCATAAGACGGATCTCCTTTAACGGATTACAAAATCCCTCAGCAAGCCTGCCTCCTTTCATATCACGGGCGAGTGCATCAGCATAAAGCTGGTGAATGAGGATAAGAAGTCTCCAGTCATCTTGCATATCAGGGATAAAAGAGAAAGGATACAGGCTTAATCTGAACCGCTCCAGCAGATCAGCTGGAGTTCTGGATTGAATTAAGTTATCAAAAAATGACGGTGATTTCTGCCCCATATCAATGATAACGTCATACAGCGGGGATGGAACTGACCGGTATGAGGAGGTAAGATCCTCAATAAACCACTTCATGGACCGGATCTCCTCATGGATAATCCTATAGTGCCGGTTATGATACAGATGTAACATCCGATCAACATTCCGATTCATCTCATATGCAGGATCAGACATATGGCCGGGTATTGGCATAATATATCCTGAACGTGACAGGTAGTCAAGATGTGCCTGAATATTTTTCGGACTTTTAAATCCTATTTCGGATGCAATATCACTTTTGTACCCAAAGAATCAGCACTCGTTGGTATTGGCGGATGTATCGGATCTGTTGCCCGGTATCAGATCAATGAATGGATTCCGTCTCTTTTAGGGACATTTATTGTCAATGTTCTGGGGTGCATTGCTATCGGGTTTCTGATGTACGAATCCATCTACTTTGGAGCGTTCAGCCGGAACTCTCGTCTCTTCCTTGGTGCAGGATTGATCGGATCATTTACGACCTTTTCAGCCTTTGCAACCCAGACAATAGAAGCAGGACTTTTTTATGGAATAATCTTTATCGCTGCAAACATACTGTGCGGACTTATGGGAGTATTCATTGGACGCCAGATCATACTTCGGGGTAGGAGATCATGGAACATCTGATCCTTGTCGGGATTGGAGGAGCGGTCGGGGCCATGCTTCGCTTTGAGCTCTCAAAACTCCGTCCAGTCAGGAGCATTCCTCTGGGAACGGCCCTGGTTAATATTATCGGCAGTTCTCTCTTTGGATGCGTCGTTTTTTCCAGGTCTCCCGGAGATATCTTTTACCTGGTGGATGTCGGAATTCTGGGAGGGTTTACCACCTTTTCAACCTTCTCCTTTGAGACGTTCAGGATGTTTGAGGAACAGGATTATCAGACTATGGTTCTGAATATCTCAATAAATCTTATAGGAAGCCTGATTGGAGTACTTTTAAGTTTCATTCTTGTGACGCTGATTTTAACAGGAGGATAAATGTTATCGGATGGCATGTTATTACGAATATATATCGCGGAATCAGCAAAAATCGGAAAAAAGCCGGCGTATCGACATCTTGTTGAGATGTTCCAGAAGAGAGGATTTCCCGGGTGTACGGTATTCCGGGGTATGGTTGGATATGGACATGAACAGGTTATTCACACCGTTGATGTCCTGAACTTCTCAATGGACCTTCCGGTGGTCATCGATGTCGTTGATACAAAGGAACGGGTTATGAGCATAGTTGATGAAGTGGAAGAACTGGTCGAACACGGGCTTGTCATCACCCATGATGTGAAGATGGGAAGAAAACAGAAGTAAATCCTGGTAAACAGGAAGAGGAGTCATCAGCTGGAAAAAGCGGTTACAGGTGAACCCCATCACCCTGGTTTACATTATGCAGAATTGAATGCTTGTCTTCCTGCGTATCTGGCCTTATCTCCAAGGAACTCGTTAATACGGAGGAGCTGATTATACTTCTCAACCCGCTCTCCACGACAGGGCGCACCGGTCTTGAGCTGACCACATCCAAGTGCAACCGTCAGATCTGCAATGAATGAATCACAGGTCTCACCACTCCGGTGAGAGACCATCGTTCCCCAGCCGGCTTTTTGAGCAAGACGAATGGCATCTATGGTTTCGGTTACCGTACCGATCTGGTTGAGCTTTATAAGAACCGCATTTGCAGTCTTTTCTTTCAGACCGCGGTGTATTCGTTCAGGATTGGTAACAAAGATGTCATCTCCGACGATCTGGATGGTATTTCCAAGACGTTTTGTCATGAATGCAAACCCTTCCCAGTCATCCTCGGCAAGTCCGTCTTCAATAGAGATGATCGGGTAGGTCCGGATCATGTCTTCATAATAATCAGTCATTTCTTCTGATGTGAGGACCTTTTTCTCAGTCTTCAGCGTGTATTTTCCATCCTTATAAAATCCGCTTGATGCTGGATCAAGGACCAGAGCGATATCTTTTCCTGGTATATAACCGGCCTCTTCTATTGCGTGGACGATGAGCGACGCAGGTTCAAGATTTGACGGCACAATCGGAGCAAATCCTCCTTCATCACCGACACCGGTTGAAAGTCCTTTCTTTTTCAGAACTGATTTCAGGGAGTGATAGACTTCGCATCCCCACCGAACCGCTTCGGGATAGTCAGGAGCTCCGACCGGGGCTATCATGTACTCCTGAAAGTCTGATCCCTGCCAGTTGGCATGAGCGCCCCCGTTCATAATATTCATACAGGGAACGGGCATGAGAGTAGATTTGGGCCCGAGATACTCTGAGAGCAGAACGTCTTCGGAGTTTGCAGCAGCCCGTGCAACTGCCATTGAGACCGTAAGAATGGCATTTGCTCCAAGTTTTGCCTTGTTCGGGGTCCCGTCAAGCTCAATCATCACCGAGTCGATACTTTTCTGCTCAAGAGCATCCCTTCCCAGAAGTTTGGGTGAGATGATGTCCATAACGGCCTGAACGGCACCCTGAACTCCCTTGCCTCCAAACCGTTTTTCACCATCTCGACGTTCAACCGCTTCATGGATCCCGGTTGATGCTCCGGAGGGACATGCCGCCCGGCCTCGTATCCCGTTATTCAGGGTGATATCGACCTCTACTGTAGGATTTCCTCGTGAATCAAGAATTTCACGGGCTATTATTCTCTTAATTCTGGTGTCCATCGGGGTTCACCATAAAGAGATTGGTCGGGATATAATAAAGGGAAAACTCATGTGAGAATTGGAGAGCGAAATAAAAATGGTGATACAGACAATATATGTGATGTTCCATCTGCTGTCCGGCGTCCCCAGGGGGAGTTCCCGGACTCATGTCTTAATATGCGGATTCTACATTAAAATTCTTGGACTCTCCCGATAGCAGAATAAACTATACGTACCATATACCATGAAAAAATTAAACCCAGGACAGGATAATCACAAGGAAGCATCCGGGAAAGACTATAAAAATATTTTTCAGGAAACTCCGGAAGGTATTATCATCACCATAGAAGTATCAGCCGGGAGTAAAAAGTCTCTATTCCCTGACGGATATAATCCCTGGCGGAAAGCATTTGGTATTGCGGTAAAAGCTCCCCCGGTTGAGGGAAAAGCAAACAAGGCGATCATGGAACTCATCGCCGGATATTTTCACCTGCCGGTCCATGCCGTCACCATTCTGTCAGGGCAGACCTCTTCGGTGAAGAAGGTTAGAATTCATGGTATCTCGCGTCAGCAGATAATTGACATCATCAACGAGTAGAAAACCTTCAGACTGATATGACCCTACCCTAATTCTTATATACTTTCTGGTAGATGAATCTCCGTAGATATGATTCACATTATTATGAACAGGGGTTCTTACGTGTATGAACAGGACACAACGAAGTATCGAATTCACCTGGTTGTCCAGGCTGACGGGGTGGTCGACCGATCTGATGTAGTCGGGGCCATTTTTGGTCAGATTGAAGGACTCCTCGGGTCAGAACTTGAACTTCGTGAGCTCCAGAGACAGGGCAAACTTGGCCGGATTGATGTCAAGATCCAGAGCAAACTGGGAAAATCATATGGTGAGATAACCATCCCGACCTCGGTAGATCGGGCAGAGACGGCAATACTTGCCGCTTCCATGGAGACTATCAACCGCGTCGGTCCCTGTGTCTCAGAAATCCATGTTCAATCGATTGAAGATGTCAGGATTACCAAACGGACCCAGATCATCGAACGGGCAAAAGCTCTCCTCCTTGAGTTTGAAGAACCAGGGATTGATCCTGATTCACTCATAGATGCTGTACGTGAAAGCCAGCGGATCGAGAAGATAGCAACCATCGGAGTCGATAACGTCCCTGCCGGACCAAACGTCCTCGCATCTGACGCCATCATCGTGGTAGAAGGGAGGGCAGATGTCATCAACCTCCTCCGGGCCGGAATTAAAAACGCTGTGGCTGTTGAAGGGACCAGTATTCCAAAGACCATCATCGACCTGTGCCGGAAAAAGACCACAACCGCTTTCTTTGACGGGGACCGGGGAGGGGATCTCATATTGCGTGAACTTCTTGAAGTCACCGATGTGGATTTTGTCGCGTATCCTACACGGGGCGAGTCGGTTGAAGACCTGAGTCGTAAGGAGATAATTAAAGCGCTTCGAAACAAGGTGCCGGTTGAGTATGTCCTGGAAGACCGGGTCGCAGAGTACCTGGCATCACAAAAATCTGAACAACAGACTTCATCAATTCGTGAGCCTGAACCAGAGAGGGGAAGTGAACCGGCACGATATCAACAACCAGCCCCTGCCAGTGATGCAGTAATCTCCTGTGAATGCACGGAAGAGATACCGGATGCCGTCTCTGAAGAAGAGAGCGTCACTGAGTATCAGGCGTATCTCCCGGATGAGGAGGAAGATAACCGGCCAAGAACCGTGTTTACCCATATCAGGGAGGTAAAAAACCGTGGAACTGCACGGTTTATCGGAGTTGGCGGTGAGATGAAGAATGAACTCCCTGCCGGAGAAGTTGAGGAGAAACTCGGGGCATTGGAACAGGGCCTTGAGGGGATTGTCATTGATCAGGAGATCAACCAGCAGCTTCTTGACCAGTTCTCCATGCATGGTATCAGGTATCTTGCCGCACCCTCATTTACCGGCATAGTGCGGCTTCCGGCTACAATACGCCTCATTCCATTCAGATAGCCGGTTTCAGGCTATTTTTTTATATTTTTCTCACTAATCAGATAATGGAGATCCAGTGTGCATAAAGAAGAATTGATATCCCTCCATACCATGCTCACCAATGTCCGCGAGTATCTTCAGGAGCAGAACCCTGATGCAGACTTTACCGAGTATGATGCCCTGGAAATTACCCCTTCACAAACCCACAGAAGCAAAATAGAGCATAAATATGCGATATTTGTCCTTGGAAATGCCATCGCAAAGGCAATGAGGGAGGTAGACAATCCATCAGCAGCACGAATGGCTGACCGCATGCATGAACTGGCTGAGAGGACACTAAAAGAGATAGAAATGGAAGGGTAATACCTTCTACTTTTTTTGATCCTGGGAAACCAGGTACTCTGCAAGGAGCCGGGGGATCGGGGCCTGCATACAATGCCAGTTGGGTGTGCCGTTTACTTCTAATACGACGTATGATCCATTACAGGACAGCAGGTCAACGCCTGCGTAATCTACTCCGACGACCTGTGCTGCCCTGACTGCAATATCTGCCATCTCCTGTGGAATTTCAATTGCACTCCCGCACC from Methanospirillum hungatei JF-1 includes the following:
- a CDS encoding dynamin family protein is translated as MSEKRPEPEKNGIFSPSHANRIRIGCQHLDHLLDEIERIMDEGSSNTSFPQYVPDITPAQKTCIEDYISHMRNRLSRVLDSAGIPKTSPDIPASRAVRVRLASMQISVDEMRPSAMRGYGMMTTEGETCLSGAVSELRVLIRQVEQFLSGTGGQNIKERLSKLESTSHDLDLLRTIEQRVSDYGLVEFRGQISSILDSADDQVFEIAVFGRVSSGKSSLLNAILGEDLLPVGVTPVTALPIHIRWSDKREILVTFVDKNPIVCPPEDLFLYATEQHNPSNSRHVTRIIARLPAHRLLEGVGFADTPGLGSLATSGAALTRAYLPSCDLGIVLIDAGSTLTAEDIQTVYSLQSAGIPVQILVSKGDLLSDEESLSLCEYISSQITVRCDVHYPVHLVSTRKSHRHLLDTWFELAILPLVKDARDMKTRSLQRKIGLLWEAVQHALSEEEKDPELLTPEHEQELLSIETALRNGSAHIEETRNYALHQSRNLFSDLSPLWEMMTEHVIQSMNGTDAQGEVHSLIRDDIVGYVHQENTPVQDKLIELASQLDLILEKSAAILSIPGIRDSEDLRSKIHDMPRYDPGSLNISFSLPVYSTFLGRAFLENTIRSKLKELMKKELKKSFEVYKRILVRWTEQTLGLIEKSYENTAGQYRAGITRILKNNR
- a CDS encoding CrcB family protein, with protein sequence MCLNIFRTFKSYFGCNITFVPKESALVGIGGCIGSVARYQINEWIPSLLGTFIVNVLGCIAIGFLMYESIYFGAFSRNSRLFLGAGLIGSFTTFSAFATQTIEAGLFYGIIFIAANILCGLMGVFIGRQIILRGRRSWNI
- the crcB gene encoding fluoride efflux transporter CrcB, with the protein product MEHLILVGIGGAVGAMLRFELSKLRPVRSIPLGTALVNIIGSSLFGCVVFSRSPGDIFYLVDVGILGGFTTFSTFSFETFRMFEEQDYQTMVLNISINLIGSLIGVLLSFILVTLILTGG
- a CDS encoding DUF190 domain-containing protein; this encodes MLSDGMLLRIYIAESAKIGKKPAYRHLVEMFQKRGFPGCTVFRGMVGYGHEQVIHTVDVLNFSMDLPVVIDVVDTKERVMSIVDEVEELVEHGLVITHDVKMGRKQK
- the eno gene encoding phosphopyruvate hydratase translates to MDTRIKRIIAREILDSRGNPTVEVDITLNNGIRGRAACPSGASTGIHEAVERRDGEKRFGGKGVQGAVQAVMDIISPKLLGRDALEQKSIDSVMIELDGTPNKAKLGANAILTVSMAVARAAANSEDVLLSEYLGPKSTLMPVPCMNIMNGGAHANWQGSDFQEYMIAPVGAPDYPEAVRWGCEVYHSLKSVLKKKGLSTGVGDEGGFAPIVPSNLEPASLIVHAIEEAGYIPGKDIALVLDPASSGFYKDGKYTLKTEKKVLTSEEMTDYYEDMIRTYPIISIEDGLAEDDWEGFAFMTKRLGNTIQIVGDDIFVTNPERIHRGLKEKTANAVLIKLNQIGTVTETIDAIRLAQKAGWGTMVSHRSGETCDSFIADLTVALGCGQLKTGAPCRGERVEKYNQLLRINEFLGDKARYAGRQAFNSA
- a CDS encoding DUF167 domain-containing protein, which produces MKKLNPGQDNHKEASGKDYKNIFQETPEGIIITIEVSAGSKKSLFPDGYNPWRKAFGIAVKAPPVEGKANKAIMELIAGYFHLPVHAVTILSGQTSSVKKVRIHGISRQQIIDIINE
- the dnaG gene encoding DNA primase DnaG, which translates into the protein MYEQDTTKYRIHLVVQADGVVDRSDVVGAIFGQIEGLLGSELELRELQRQGKLGRIDVKIQSKLGKSYGEITIPTSVDRAETAILAASMETINRVGPCVSEIHVQSIEDVRITKRTQIIERAKALLLEFEEPGIDPDSLIDAVRESQRIEKIATIGVDNVPAGPNVLASDAIIVVEGRADVINLLRAGIKNAVAVEGTSIPKTIIDLCRKKTTTAFFDGDRGGDLILRELLEVTDVDFVAYPTRGESVEDLSRKEIIKALRNKVPVEYVLEDRVAEYLASQKSEQQTSSIREPEPERGSEPARYQQPAPASDAVISCECTEEIPDAVSEEESVTEYQAYLPDEEEDNRPRTVFTHIREVKNRGTARFIGVGGEMKNELPAGEVEEKLGALEQGLEGIVIDQEINQQLLDQFSMHGIRYLAAPSFTGIVRLPATIRLIPFR
- a CDS encoding UPF0058 family protein, giving the protein MHKEELISLHTMLTNVREYLQEQNPDADFTEYDALEITPSQTHRSKIEHKYAIFVLGNAIAKAMREVDNPSAARMADRMHELAERTLKEIEMEG